In one window of Eggerthella guodeyinii DNA:
- the hemA gene encoding glutamyl-tRNA reductase, with protein MDSVVVGLNIKSAPIELLEKLSIHHSLNASCARDLKSAARLSAAVVLSTCNRLEFYVTADDPERGAEEVWGYFTSQGQTITEHERTLLREHMYAYSGDMAVRHLFEVVTGLDSLIVGEAEILGQVSRAYDAACKAGTTDKFVNVWFQRALHLGKKVRHETCIGRYSMSVGRIAVELAARELGEVKDKRVLILGAGEMSELTMKYLVAHEASVVMVSNRSLDKARTLADRYGFEAHRLEGLASCLEKADVVFSATSSKTYMIDRALVQRTMEARPDRPLLFVDMAVPRDVDPAAASVPGVSIYNINELRDEADANRLKRVTAEKSVRRFIEEEVADFRRWVQSLELVPVIAAFRRHAEEIKRARLDVALERLSGLTPSQKKQVRVLATTITDEFVHEPVESLNAQAGSAKSREYARMLQELFALEVARTAGDAAERGCAR; from the coding sequence ATGGACAGCGTGGTTGTGGGATTGAACATCAAGAGCGCTCCGATCGAGCTGCTGGAGAAGCTGAGCATCCACCATTCGCTCAACGCTTCGTGCGCGCGCGACTTGAAGTCGGCGGCGCGCCTGAGCGCGGCCGTCGTGCTCAGCACGTGCAACCGGTTGGAGTTCTACGTGACGGCCGACGACCCCGAGCGCGGGGCCGAGGAGGTGTGGGGCTATTTCACCTCGCAGGGCCAAACCATCACCGAGCACGAGCGCACGCTGCTGCGCGAGCACATGTACGCCTACTCGGGCGACATGGCCGTGCGCCATCTGTTCGAAGTGGTGACCGGGCTGGACTCGCTCATCGTGGGCGAGGCCGAGATCCTCGGGCAGGTGTCGCGCGCCTACGACGCCGCCTGCAAGGCGGGCACCACGGACAAGTTCGTCAACGTGTGGTTCCAGCGGGCGCTCCATCTGGGAAAGAAGGTGCGCCACGAAACGTGCATCGGGCGCTACTCGATGTCGGTGGGGCGCATCGCGGTGGAGCTGGCCGCGCGCGAGCTCGGCGAGGTGAAGGACAAGCGCGTGCTCATCCTGGGCGCCGGCGAGATGAGCGAGCTCACCATGAAGTACCTCGTGGCCCACGAGGCCTCGGTGGTCATGGTGTCGAACCGCTCGCTCGACAAGGCGCGCACGCTGGCCGACCGCTACGGGTTCGAAGCGCACCGTCTGGAGGGCCTCGCGTCCTGCCTCGAGAAGGCGGACGTCGTGTTCTCGGCGACCTCGTCGAAGACGTACATGATCGATCGGGCCCTCGTGCAGCGCACCATGGAGGCGCGCCCCGACCGCCCGCTGCTGTTCGTGGACATGGCGGTGCCGCGCGACGTGGACCCGGCGGCCGCGAGCGTTCCCGGCGTGAGCATCTACAACATCAACGAGCTGCGCGACGAGGCCGACGCGAACCGCTTGAAGCGGGTGACGGCCGAGAAGAGCGTGCGGCGGTTCATCGAGGAGGAGGTGGCGGACTTCCGGCGGTGGGTGCAGTCGCTCGAGCTCGTGCCCGTCATCGCCGCCTTCCGCCGGCACGCCGAGGAGATCAAGCGCGCGCGGCTGGACGTGGCTCTCGAGCGGCTCTCGGGGCTCACCCCCTCGCAGAAGAAGCAGGTGCGCGTGCTGGCCACCACCATCACCGACGAGTTCGTCCACGAGCCCGTCGAGTCCCTCAACGCGCAGGCCGGCTCCGCGAAGAGCAGGGAGTACGCGCGCATGCTCCAGGAGCTGTTCGCGCTCGAGGTGGCGCGCACGGCGGGCGACGCGGCGGAGCGGGGGTGCGCGCGATGA